GCGAAGACCTCGCGACGGGCAGCACTAATGCCTGCCTCCCGCAGTACATCGGAACGCACTCATTCCTGCCGACTCCCGCGGGGGGCGTGTACCGAGTCGAGCAGGGGTATGAGGTGGGCCGTCCCTCGCTTCTTAGACTACAACTCGCGCCCAGGTTGGAGATTGGCGGACGGGTCTTCAAGACGGCGCGCGGCGCGCTCACGAGGGAATGACTCGAGCTCGCTCCTCGAACGATTCGGCGATATGGTTACG
The nucleotide sequence above comes from Candidatus Binatia bacterium. Encoded proteins:
- a CDS encoding PhzF family phenazine biosynthesis protein — translated: MARPHHIHARMFAPTNGVGEDLATGSTNACLPQYIGTHSFLPTPAGGVYRVEQGYEVGRPSLLRLQLAPRLEIGGRVFKTARGALTRE